A section of the Caldilineales bacterium genome encodes:
- the rbsD gene encoding D-ribose pyranase — MQRGRLLNNELSYAIASMGHGDLMIVCDAGFPIPSSAWRIDLALVPDMPDLETVLTAVAEAFIAEKVSYAAEMAENNPPLLAKVQRIFADSNHEPIPHTQILNEMAAKAKVIVRTGAFDPWGNILLYSGVDAPVWFAKPGLKVPEVYRLRVEQMKQTKAD; from the coding sequence ATGCAACGCGGTAGATTACTAAACAACGAACTGAGCTATGCCATCGCCTCGATGGGCCACGGCGACCTGATGATCGTCTGCGACGCCGGCTTTCCTATCCCCAGCAGCGCCTGGCGCATCGACCTGGCCCTCGTGCCAGACATGCCCGACCTGGAGACCGTGCTGACGGCCGTCGCCGAAGCCTTCATCGCCGAGAAAGTGTCCTACGCGGCGGAAATGGCTGAGAACAACCCACCGCTGCTGGCGAAAGTGCAGCGCATCTTCGCCGATAGCAACCACGAACCCATCCCGCACACCCAAATCCTGAACGAGATGGCAGCCAAAGCCAAAGTGATCGTGCGTACGGGCGCTTTCGACCCCTGGGGCAACATCCTTCTGTATTCGGGCGTGGATGCGCCGGTCTGGTTCGCCAAGCCCGGCCTGAAGGTGCCGGAGGTGTATCGACTGCGGGTGGAGCAGATGAAGCAGACGAAGGCGGATTGA
- a CDS encoding response regulator — protein sequence MPHRILVVDDDRQIARLVRSYLEQAGFSVLTAFDGEAALALLRSERPDLVVLDLMLPGRNGWEITRIVREDKHLAGTPIIMLTARVEAADRIEGLEWVAAQGGRVGVESEVGRGSGFWVELAASRDRAP from the coding sequence ATGCCCCACCGCATCCTCGTCGTCGATGACGACCGCCAGATCGCCCGGCTTGTGCGCTCCTATCTCGAACAGGCCGGGTTCAGCGTGCTCACCGCCTTCGATGGCGAGGCCGCCCTGGCCCTGTTGCGCAGCGAACGACCAGATCTGGTCGTGCTCGACCTGATGCTGCCCGGCCGCAATGGCTGGGAGATCACCCGCATCGTGCGGGAGGATAAGCACCTGGCGGGGACGCCGATCATCATGCTCACCGCCCGCGTCGAAGCCGCCGACCGCATCGAGGGCCTGGAGTGGGTCGCGGCCCAGGGCGGCCGGGTGGGGGTGGAGAGTGAGGTGGGAAGGGGGAGTGGGTTTTGGGTGGAGTTGGCGGCGTCGCGTGATCGGGCGCCATAA
- a CDS encoding GntR family transcriptional regulator, whose amino-acid sequence MFDRTGPTPIYVQVKEWIRQQILSGVWPRHYRLPPEIDLAATWQLNRGTVRKAIGELVEEGTLLRTHGRGTFVASDALDQALAERLVTFSEDLINRGIPFSTRVLEQVVLHAQEELAARFELSPEAKLFFLKRLRLVDGVPIIVLHNYVVYGYCPGIERVDFTRHRLFEVLEKHFGLQLHHGRRWFQAQRADAEAADLLGIPGGEPVMYIEQRSQLEDNALVEFSELWLRGDRFRLTAELRRDALRADAVTLNMVQHADNAVHSI is encoded by the coding sequence GTGTTCGATCGCACCGGGCCGACGCCTATCTACGTGCAGGTCAAAGAATGGATACGGCAACAAATCCTGAGCGGCGTCTGGCCCAGGCACTATCGGCTGCCCCCTGAGATCGACCTGGCCGCAACCTGGCAACTCAACCGGGGGACGGTGCGAAAGGCAATTGGGGAGCTGGTGGAGGAGGGGACGCTTCTGCGGACGCACGGGCGAGGGACTTTTGTCGCCTCCGACGCCCTGGATCAGGCGCTAGCCGAGCGTTTGGTAACCTTTTCGGAAGACCTGATCAACCGCGGCATTCCCTTTTCGACCAGGGTGTTGGAGCAAGTTGTATTGCACGCGCAGGAGGAGTTGGCTGCCAGATTCGAGCTATCACCTGAGGCAAAACTGTTCTTTCTCAAACGTCTGCGTCTGGTGGATGGCGTGCCGATCATCGTGCTGCACAACTATGTCGTCTACGGCTACTGTCCAGGCATCGAAAGGGTTGATTTCACGCGCCATCGCTTGTTCGAGGTGTTGGAAAAGCACTTCGGGCTGCAATTGCACCACGGGCGGCGTTGGTTTCAGGCGCAGCGCGCCGACGCCGAAGCCGCCGATCTGTTGGGCATCCCCGGCGGCGAGCCGGTGATGTACATCGAACAACGCTCGCAGTTGGAAGACAACGCCCTGGTCGAATTTTCGGAACTGTGGCTGCGCGGCGATCGTTTCCGGCTGACGGCAGAACTGCGGCGCGATGCGTTGCGCGCCGACGCGGTGACACTGAACATGGTGCAGCATGCAGACAACGCCGTCCATTCGATCTAA
- a CDS encoding substrate-binding domain-containing protein yields MKHKIRFVPLFVVVILALLLAACAAPAPAPATQAPAEPTAAPTAAPTAEPTAAPTEAPTAAPAEGAFTLAPAIADDVKAGKPLKIYVSYHDVSNEFAPFLKAGVEKAAADLGVEAKFVGPVGADAEKQIAELENLVQAGVDGLAISSVSTDALAPVINRFLEAGIPVVTYNTDNPDSNRLAFAGQDLVTSGYEAAKVLAELLGGKGDVIITTLDAAAQWSIDREKGARQGFAEYPDIKVLTTVNTGTEPQQIYAAVENAMLANPTVTGALSLECCSTPALGEYVKRNNLKDKVTVVGFDELPATLELIKDGYIAGSVSQAPERQGYEAVNMLVKFLKEGQAASVDTGIEVIDLKNLDKYLGGEAAAPAFTLAPAIADDVKAGKPLKIYVSYHDVSNEFAPFLKAGVEKAAADLGVEAKFVGPVGADAEKQIAELENLVQAGVDGLAISSVSTDALAPVINRFLEAGIPVVTYNTDNPDSNRLAFAGQDLVTSGYEAAKVLAELLGGKGDVIITTLDAAAQWSIDREKGARQGFAEYPDIKVLTTVNTGTEPQQIYAAVENAMLANPTVTGALSLECCSTPALGEYVKRNNLKDKVTVVGFDELPATLELIKDGYIAGSVSQAPERQGYEAVNMLVKFLKEGQAASVDTGIEVIDLKNLDKYLK; encoded by the coding sequence ATGAAGCACAAAATTCGATTCGTTCCCCTCTTCGTGGTCGTGATCCTGGCGCTCTTGCTGGCCGCCTGCGCGGCTCCCGCGCCTGCGCCCGCCACCCAGGCCCCCGCCGAACCGACCGCAGCCCCGACCGCAGCCCCGACCGCAGAGCCAACAGCGGCCCCGACCGAGGCGCCAACCGCAGCGCCAGCGGAAGGTGCGTTCACGCTGGCGCCGGCCATCGCCGACGACGTGAAGGCAGGCAAGCCGCTGAAGATCTACGTCTCGTACCACGATGTCTCCAACGAGTTCGCGCCCTTCCTCAAGGCCGGCGTCGAGAAGGCCGCCGCCGACCTGGGCGTGGAGGCCAAATTCGTCGGCCCTGTCGGCGCTGACGCCGAGAAGCAGATCGCCGAACTGGAGAACCTGGTGCAGGCAGGCGTGGATGGCCTGGCCATCTCCTCGGTCAGCACCGACGCCCTCGCCCCCGTCATCAACCGCTTCCTCGAGGCCGGCATCCCGGTCGTCACCTACAACACCGACAACCCCGACTCCAACCGCCTTGCCTTCGCCGGCCAAGACCTGGTCACCTCCGGCTACGAGGCCGCCAAAGTCCTGGCCGAACTCCTCGGCGGCAAAGGTGACGTCATCATCACCACCCTCGACGCCGCCGCCCAGTGGTCCATCGACCGCGAGAAAGGCGCTCGCCAGGGCTTCGCCGAGTACCCCGACATCAAAGTCCTCACCACCGTCAACACCGGCACCGAACCCCAGCAGATCTACGCCGCCGTCGAGAACGCCATGCTCGCCAACCCCACCGTCACCGGCGCCCTCTCGCTGGAATGCTGCTCGACCCCGGCCCTGGGTGAATACGTCAAGCGCAACAACCTCAAGGACAAGGTCACCGTTGTCGGCTTCGATGAACTGCCCGCCACCCTCGAATTGATCAAGGACGGCTACATCGCCGGCTCCGTCTCCCAGGCCCCCGAACGCCAGGGCTACGAGGCCGTCAACATGCTCGTCAAGTTCCTCAAAGAGGGCCAGGCCGCCAGCGTCGATACCGGCATCGAGGTCATCGACCTCAAAAACCTCGACAAATACCTGGGCGGGGAGGCCGCAGCGCCGGCGTTCACGCTGGCGCCGGCCATCGCCGACGACGTGAAGGCAGGTAAGCCGCTGAAGATCTACGTCTCGTACCACGATGTCTCCAACGAGTTCGCACCCTTCCTCAAGGCCGGCGTCGAGAAGGCCGCCGCCGACCTGGGTGTGGAGGCCAAGTTCGTCGGCCCTGTCGGCGCTGACGCCGAGAAGCAGATCGCCGAACTGGAGAACCTGGTGCAGGCAGGCGTGGATGGCCTGGCCATCTCCTCGGTCAGCACCGACGCCCTCGCCCCCGTCATCAACCGCTTCCTCGAGGCCGGCATCCCGGTCGTCACCTACAACACCGACAACCCCGACTCCAACCGCCTTGCCTTCGCCGGCCAAGACCTGGTCACCTCCGGCTACGAGGCCGCCAAAGTCCTGGCCGAACTCCTCGGCGGCAAAGGTGACGTCATCATCACCACCCTCGACGCCGCCGCCCAGTGGTCCATCGACCGCGAGAAAGGCGCTCGCCAGGGCTTCGCCGAGTACCCCGACATCAAAGTCCTCACCACCGTCAACACCGGCACCGAACCCCAGCAGATCTACGCCGCCGTCGAGAACGCCATGCTCGCCAACCCCACCGTCACCGGCGCCCTCTCGCTGGAATGCTGCTCGACCCCGGCCCTGGGTGAATACGTCAAGCGCAACAACCTCAAGGACAAGGTCACCGTTGTCGGCTTCGATGAACTGCCCGCCACCCTCGAATTGATCAAGGACGGCTACATCGCCGGCTCCGTCTCCCAGGCCCCCGAACGCCAGGGCTACGAGGCCGTCAACATGCTCGTCAAGTTCCTCAAAGAGGGCCAGGCCGCCAGCGTCGATACCGGCATCGAGGTCATCGACCTCAAAAACCTCGACAAATACCTGAAGTAG
- a CDS encoding ABC transporter permease, translating to MSELATTDTDSHREAMGLANRVRRLFLARETGVFIALLLMSLFLWQATPAFMSVRNLLNVGRQVSLLGIMAVGMTFVLISREVDLSVGATYALAGLTAGMLIIAGWNLWLAIAVGLLIGTIIGGINGVISTYGLLPSFITTLGMMSVVRGIALLITDGQPVTVNAQKGANPATLETFYFLGQGQLFGVIPMQLVFFIIVAIMGWILLSRTVFGFRVYAVGGSDKAARVSGIKVFNIKILAFVLIGFLAALSGILSLAFLPSGQAGRTGVGTELDVIAAAIVGGASLSGGEGTILGTILGVLIIGVLRNGLVLMGISPFWQQAIIGAVIILAVGIDKWTGVRRRAARR from the coding sequence GTGAGCGAACTGGCAACGACAGACACCGACAGTCACAGAGAAGCGATGGGGCTGGCAAACCGGGTGCGGAGGCTGTTCCTGGCGCGGGAGACGGGCGTCTTCATCGCCCTGCTCCTGATGTCTTTGTTCTTGTGGCAAGCCACGCCGGCCTTCATGAGCGTCCGCAATTTGCTCAATGTGGGCCGGCAGGTGTCGCTGCTGGGCATCATGGCCGTGGGCATGACCTTCGTCTTGATCAGCCGCGAGGTGGACCTGTCGGTGGGGGCCACCTACGCTCTGGCCGGGCTGACGGCGGGTATGTTGATCATCGCTGGCTGGAATCTCTGGCTGGCGATTGCCGTTGGTCTGCTGATCGGCACGATCATCGGCGGCATCAACGGCGTCATCTCCACCTATGGTCTGCTGCCTTCTTTCATCACCACGCTCGGCATGATGAGCGTGGTGCGCGGGATCGCTTTGCTCATCACCGATGGCCAGCCGGTGACGGTGAACGCGCAGAAGGGCGCCAATCCCGCCACATTGGAGACGTTCTACTTCCTGGGCCAGGGCCAGCTCTTCGGCGTGATCCCGATGCAACTGGTGTTCTTCATCATTGTCGCCATCATGGGCTGGATTCTGCTCTCGCGCACCGTGTTCGGGTTCCGGGTCTATGCCGTGGGCGGGAGCGACAAAGCGGCGCGGGTGTCGGGCATCAAGGTCTTCAACATCAAAATCCTGGCCTTCGTGCTCATAGGCTTTCTGGCCGCGCTCTCTGGCATCCTCAGCCTGGCCTTTCTCCCCAGCGGTCAGGCCGGGCGCACGGGCGTCGGCACCGAATTGGACGTCATCGCTGCCGCCATCGTCGGCGGGGCATCGCTGAGCGGCGGCGAAGGCACCATCCTCGGCACCATCCTCGGTGTGCTGATCATCGGCGTGTTGCGCAATGGTTTGGTGCTCATGGGCATTTCTCCCTTCTGGCAACAGGCGATCATCGGCGCTGTCATCATCCTGGCCGTTGGCATCGACAAATGGACGGGCGTCCGCCGCCGAGCCGCGCGTCGCTAA
- a CDS encoding ribokinase has product MTQPIITVVGSFAVGMTLRTTRMPLFGETLIGADFDMGPGGKGSNQAVGTARLGARSYFAGIIGDDKLGEIASDLYAAEGVDTTYLHKTTKMATGVGFIILNERGENGIILDMGANKLMDAAFVDQVEAQIARSDVVMSVLELPAAAAARAMALGRKHGVRTILNPAPATRLDDAVLATVDYLTPNETELRILLGLDPGDPTPTIDLAQEMRKRGVGNLIVTMGEKGALVLTDHEQFTVPRVDVEVVDTTGAGDAFNSGLAVALAEGRPLLEAVRFANCAGALACTKLGVIPGLASRATVDALLAPGRD; this is encoded by the coding sequence ATGACTCAACCTATCATTACGGTTGTCGGCAGTTTTGCTGTGGGTATGACCCTGCGCACGACGCGTATGCCACTGTTCGGTGAGACGCTGATCGGCGCCGATTTTGACATGGGGCCGGGCGGCAAGGGCTCCAATCAGGCCGTGGGGACAGCGCGGCTGGGCGCGCGTTCGTACTTCGCCGGCATCATTGGCGACGACAAGCTGGGCGAGATCGCCAGCGATCTGTACGCCGCCGAGGGAGTCGATACGACCTATCTGCACAAGACTACGAAGATGGCGACCGGCGTCGGCTTCATCATCCTCAACGAGCGCGGCGAGAACGGCATCATTCTGGATATGGGCGCCAACAAGCTGATGGACGCTGCCTTCGTCGATCAGGTCGAGGCGCAGATTGCCCGCAGCGATGTGGTGATGTCGGTGCTCGAATTACCGGCAGCGGCGGCGGCGCGGGCGATGGCCCTGGGCCGGAAGCACGGCGTGCGCACCATCCTCAATCCCGCTCCGGCCACCCGCCTCGATGACGCGGTGCTGGCGACGGTCGACTACCTGACCCCCAACGAAACCGAACTGCGTATTTTGCTAGGGCTGGACCCTGGCGATCCCACGCCCACCATCGATCTGGCCCAGGAGATGCGCAAGCGCGGCGTGGGCAACCTGATCGTGACCATGGGCGAGAAAGGCGCCCTGGTGCTGACCGACCACGAGCAATTCACCGTCCCGCGCGTCGATGTCGAAGTCGTGGACACCACCGGCGCCGGCGATGCCTTCAACTCAGGACTGGCCGTAGCCCTGGCCGAAGGTCGCCCCCTGTTGGAGGCCGTGCGCTTTGCCAACTGCGCTGGCGCCCTGGCCTGCACCAAACTCGGCGTCATCCCCGGCCTCGCCTCCCGCGCCACCGTCGATGCGCTTCTGGCGCCAGGGCGAGACTGA
- a CDS encoding sugar ABC transporter ATP-binding protein: MSDHHGPIIELHRISKRFPGVQALDDISLKIYPGEVHAVVGENGAGKSTLMNILAGELQPDAGHIVFRGEKRAIPNPFVSQQMGISVVYQELALCPNLSIAENVSLSRVAAARGLSFLNRREFNTRAREALASLGLEKVNLGQPVGQLTVAQQQLVEIAKAISGQARLLILDEPNSALTQDETTHLFTVLRRLRATGVGIVYVSHRLEEVLSLADRITVLRDGKLIETMPAAGATIDGLITRMVGREIDSLYHRTTAASMRPELVFEVKNLSSGAALQAVSFGIHAGEIVGVAGLPDAGKDELVACCFGLRPHIGEILVKGRPIALRSPGVAIANGLAFVPADRRTSGALLVMSVQDNVSASNLEAVSTAGFLNRAAMRAVGQEYVDKLDVRIASLGQQMATLSGGNQQKVIVGRGMATRPSVLILHEPTRGIDVGAKAEIYGILQDLAREGVGLLVVSSELPELIGQCDRILVLYAGRITGEFTRAGASEEAILACAMGQATHL; encoded by the coding sequence ATGAGCGATCACCACGGGCCGATCATCGAATTGCACCGCATCAGCAAACGTTTTCCGGGCGTGCAGGCGCTGGATGACATCAGCCTGAAAATCTATCCGGGCGAGGTGCACGCCGTCGTCGGTGAGAACGGCGCCGGGAAATCGACCCTGATGAACATCCTGGCGGGCGAGTTGCAGCCTGACGCCGGGCATATTGTCTTCCGGGGCGAGAAGCGCGCCATCCCCAACCCGTTCGTCTCGCAGCAGATGGGCATCAGCGTCGTCTATCAGGAACTGGCGCTGTGCCCCAACCTGAGCATCGCCGAAAACGTCTCGCTGAGCCGGGTGGCCGCGGCCCGCGGCCTGAGCTTCCTCAACCGGCGGGAGTTCAACACCCGCGCCCGCGAGGCCCTGGCCAGCCTGGGCCTGGAGAAGGTCAATCTCGGCCAGCCGGTGGGGCAACTCACGGTGGCGCAACAACAACTGGTCGAGATCGCCAAAGCGATTTCGGGCCAGGCGCGGCTGCTCATCCTCGACGAACCCAACTCGGCCCTGACGCAGGACGAGACCACCCACCTGTTCACCGTTCTCCGGCGGCTGCGGGCGACCGGCGTGGGCATCGTCTACGTCTCGCACCGGCTGGAGGAGGTGCTGAGTCTGGCCGACCGCATCACCGTCCTGCGCGATGGCAAGCTGATCGAGACGATGCCCGCAGCCGGGGCCACGATCGACGGGCTGATCACGCGCATGGTGGGGCGAGAGATCGACAGCCTCTATCATCGCACGACTGCCGCCAGCATGCGCCCCGAGCTGGTCTTCGAGGTCAAGAACCTGTCGAGCGGCGCCGCCCTGCAAGCCGTATCGTTTGGCATCCATGCCGGCGAGATCGTGGGGGTGGCCGGGCTACCCGACGCCGGCAAGGATGAACTGGTGGCTTGCTGCTTCGGCTTGCGACCCCACATCGGCGAGATTCTGGTCAAAGGACGCCCCATCGCCCTCCGATCACCCGGCGTGGCGATCGCGAACGGTCTGGCTTTCGTCCCCGCCGACCGTCGCACCTCCGGCGCCCTGCTGGTGATGAGTGTGCAGGACAACGTCTCGGCGTCCAACCTCGAAGCCGTGAGCACGGCCGGATTTCTGAACCGCGCCGCCATGCGCGCCGTCGGGCAGGAGTATGTCGACAAGCTGGATGTTCGCATCGCCAGCTTGGGCCAACAAATGGCCACGCTCAGCGGCGGCAATCAGCAGAAAGTCATCGTTGGCCGGGGCATGGCCACCCGACCCTCGGTGCTGATCCTGCACGAGCCGACGCGCGGTATCGATGTGGGCGCCAAGGCCGAAATTTATGGCATCCTCCAAGACCTGGCCCGGGAGGGCGTGGGCTTGCTGGTGGTCTCGTCCGAGCTGCCAGAGCTGATCGGTCAGTGCGACCGCATTCTCGTCCTCTACGCCGGGCGCATCACCGGCGAATTCACCCGCGCTGGCGCCTCGGAGGAGGCGATCCTGGCCTGCGCCATGGGCCAGGCAACACACTTGTGA